One part of the Alosa alosa isolate M-15738 ecotype Scorff River chromosome 4, AALO_Geno_1.1, whole genome shotgun sequence genome encodes these proteins:
- the cav4b gene encoding caveolin-2, translated as MMSDEYLVDCNIDDDEDEDNEEMPLYLSPHPPPPQFSSSSPSITPQPSLASVDIRDPYGVNQHLKVEFSDVLAEPVSTHTYDRVWVYSGIGFESGRIWGYRCLTVLCAVPVSLLSGCLFALLACLHIWCVMPCIQVCHTCLPCVRSIWMSVVNIFIRPFCESVSRCCTGVYVSLSKD; from the exons ATGATGTCAGATGAATACCTGGTGGACTGCAATATTGATGATGACGAAGATGAAGATAACGAAGAGATGCCGTTATATCTCTCTCCACACCCGCCACCACCCcagttctcctcctcctccccgtcGATCACTCCACAGCCATCACTCGCCAGCGTTGATATCAGAGACCCGTACGGAGTCAACCAGCACCTGAAG gtgGAGTTCAGTGATGTTTTGGCTGAGcctgtctccacacacacctacgaTCGTGTGTGGGTGTACAGCGGTATTGGGTTCGAGTCGGGCCGTATTTGGGGCTACCGCTGCCTCACTGTCTTGTGTGCCGTCCCcgtctccctcctctctggcTGTCTGTTCGCCCTGCTCGCCTGCCTGCATATCTG GTGTGTGATGCCCTGTATTCAAGTATGCCACACTTGTCTGCCTTGTGTGCGATCAATTTGGATGAGTGTGGTCAACATCTTCATCAGGCCGTTCTGTGAATCTGTTTCTCGCTGCTGCACTGGcgtttatgtctctctctccaaagaCTGA